The following nucleotide sequence is from Deltaproteobacteria bacterium.
TAGGGGATGCCGAAGGACTCCAGCCGCGTGGCGGCCTCCTTCATCACCTCCACGTCGGAATCGCTGCCCATCAATATCGCCACTTTCGGACTCTGATCCGTCACTGTGTCTCCTCCTTCATGCGTCATCTAGTCGCGCTCTATCGCACGCCGTGCGATGTCCCGGCGGTAGTGCATACCCTCCCAGGCAATTTTCCCCACGCCTTCATAAGCCGCTCTGGTGGCCGAGGCAATGGTGTCTCCCAATGCGGTCACGCCCAGCACGCGGCCGCCGGCCGTGTGCCAGCGGTCTTCCCGGCGGGTGGTGCCGGCGTGGAACGCGTATCCGTTGCTCCAGGAATCGAGGGCGTCCAGTCCCTCAATCTCCATACCCGTTCGATATTCGCCCGGATAGCCCTCGGATGCCAGCACGATGCACACCGCCGCCTCATTGGACCACTCGGCGGCCGCTTCCCGCAACCGGCCCTCGGCGGTGGCCATGAGCAGCGACGGGAGGTCGGAGTCGAGGCGCATCATGATGGGCTGGCACTCGGGGTCGCCGAAGCGGCAGTTGAACTCCAGCACCTTGGGGCCGTCCCCGGTGATCATGAGGCCGGCGTAGAGCACGCCGCGGTACACCAGGCCGCGGCGCTTGAGCCCGGCCGCCAGCGGCTTGAGCACCCGCTGCACCACGGCGTCGTGCACCGCCGCGTCCACCACCGGCGCCGGCGAGTACGCTCCCATGCCGCCGGTGTTGGGCCCTTCGTCGCCGTCGAAGATGCGCTTGTGG
It contains:
- the purD gene encoding phosphoribosylamine--glycine ligase, translating into MNILVIGGGGREHSLVWKLRQSPEVERLYCAPGNDGMGRQAERVDIGAGEIDRLADFAAREAIDLTVVGPEQPLVAGIADLFESRGLKVFGPSREAARLEGSKAFAKEVMLENGIPTAACEVFSDLDEARRYVAHNRPCVVKADGLAAGKGVILCSGRAEAEAALDAIMGQRVFGAAGERVVIEELLIGEEASFMALMDGDDFLPLASAQDHKRIFDGDEGPNTGGMGAYSPAPVVDAAVHDAVVQRVLKPLAAGLKRRGLVYRGVLYAGLMITGDGPKVLEFNCRFGDPECQPIMMRLDSDLPSLLMATAEGRLREAAAEWSNEAAVCIVLASEGYPGEYRTGMEIEGLDALDSWSNGYAFHAGTTRREDRWHTAGGRVLGVTALGDTIASATRAAYEGVGKIAWEGMHYRRDIARRAIERD